One window of Camelina sativa cultivar DH55 chromosome 4, Cs, whole genome shotgun sequence genomic DNA carries:
- the LOC104780858 gene encoding uncharacterized acetyltransferase At3g50280-like, whose translation MADLVLISSSIVRPVNNSQSSREKIHLTPFDLTHLQYDYPQRGLLFPKPDPAFHLISRVKTSLSLALEIYFPFAGRLVKVENPEDNSVSFYIDCDGSGARFLHAEAKSVSVSDFLQPDGSVPGFIKHFFPADDFKSSDGVLEPLLALQVTEMKDGVFIGFCYNHMVADGASMWSFFHTWSKICSSGSGSDHKPLILKGWFLDGIDYPIHIPVSETERPQLNRELSSVPITKDRVFHFTKKNISDLKAKANSELGSSELKISSVQAVSAHMWRSIIRHGGLSREKETHCKVAVDLRQRLNPPLEKECFGNMAYLPSAIATVEQLLDRGLGWAALQINKVVKSQTNENCKIFAADWIKNVKNLKLGVGGRVAGDTIVIASSPRFEVYNNDFGWGKPIAVRAGPGNSISGKLVCFPGIDEGSIDVQATLWSDVLVNLLADVEFVEYVTTA comes from the coding sequence ATGGCAGATTTGGTCCTAATCTCCTCGAGCATTGTTCGACCCGTAAACAACAGCCAATCGAGTCGGGAAAAGATCCATCTTACTCCATTTGATCTCACTCATCTTCAATATGATTATCCTCAAAGAGGTCTTCTCTTCCCCAAACCCGATCCCGCCTTCCATCTCATCTCTCGAGTAaagacctctctctctcttgccttAGAGATCTACTTCCCCTTCGCAGGTCGTCTCGTCAAAGTGGAGAACCCTGAAGATAACTCGGTGTCGTTTTACATAGACTGTGATGGCTCCGGCGCTAGATTTCTCCACGCCGAAGCTAAATCAGTCTCGGTGAGTGATTTTCTTCAGCCTGATGGTTCTGTTCCCGGTTTCATAAAACACTTCTTCCCCGCTGACGATTTTAAGAGCAGTGATGGTGTCTTGGAGCCCTTACTTGCTCTACAAGTCACCGAGATGAAGGATGGGGTTTTCATCGGATTCTGTTATAACCACATGGTGGCAGACGGTGCTTCGATGTGGAGCTTCTTCCACACGTGGTCCAAGATTTGCTCGAGTGGTTCGGGTTCAGATCATAAGCCTCTTATTCTTAAAGGATGGTTCCTTGACGGGATCGATTACCCTATCCATATTCCAGTTTCAGAGACGGAGAGGCCACAGCTAAACCGTGAACTATCTTCCGTACCCATCACGAAAGATAGGGTTTTTCACTTCACAAAGAAGAATATTTCAGATCTCAAAGCTAAAGCCAACAGCGAGCTTGGCTCAAGTGAACTGAAAATATCTTCTGTTCAAGCTGTTTCTGCGCATATGTGGAGGTCTATCATCAGACACGGTGGTCTGAGCCGAGAAAAAGAGACGCATTGCAAAGTAGCAGTGGACTTGAGACAGAGGCTGAATCCTCCACTCGAGAAAGAGTGTTTTGGGAATATGGCCTATCTTCCATCAGCTATAGCTACCGTGGAACAGCTGCTGGATCGTGGGTTAGGGTGGGCTGCTTTGCAAATTAATAAAGTAGTGAAGTCACAAACTAATGAAAACTGTAAAATTTTTGCAGCGGACTGGATTAAAAACGTAAAGAACCTAAAGCTAGGCGTTGGTGGTAGAGTGGCTGGTGACACTATAGTTATTGCAAGCTCTCCCCGGTTTGAAGTGTATAACAATGATTTCGGTTGGGGAAAACCGATTGCAGTTCGAGCTGGACCGGGCAATAGCATCAGTGGCAAACTTGTATGTTTTCCGGGAATCGATGAAGGAAGTATAGATGTTCAGGCGACCTTATGGTCTGATGTACTAGTTAATCTACTAGCCGACGTGGAATTTGTAGAGTATGTAACTACTGCatga
- the LOC104780860 gene encoding uncharacterized acetyltransferase At3g50280-like, whose protein sequence is MAGGVVLVSSSIVRPVNSSQSGRTKIHLTPFDFSLLHFSSPQRGLLFPKPDHSFNLISQLKASLSLALDIYFPFAGRLVKTENLEDNTVSLFVDCDDSGARFLHAEAKSVSVSDILQPDGSVPCVLDDFFPRNGFKNCDGAAEPVLVVQVTEMKDGVFIGYSYNHLVGDGVSMWDFFHTWSKICSSGGSELKRKPLVLKGWFLEGIGYPIHIPVSLTERPPPPSRESSSVHSTKHWMLHFTKKNISDLKAKANSEVGSSDLVISSLQAVSAHMWRSIIRHSGMSQERETQFKLVVDLRQRISPSLEKDCFGNMIYLATAVTTVEELLDRGLGWAGLEIRKLVGSQTSENCKSFADDWVRNVKNLKLFSGSEVDGDTIVIASSPRFEVYNKDFGWGKPIAARSGPSSSFNGKLTLFPGINVGSIDVQATLPSDVLVNLLADVEFLEHVTTA, encoded by the coding sequence ATGGCAGGAGGGGTAGTTTTAGTGTCGTCGAGCATTGTTCGACCCGTAAACAGCAGCCAATCCGGTCGAACTAAGATCCATCTTACTCCTTTTGACTTCAGTCTTCTTCATTTCAGTAGTCCTCAAAGAGGTCTTCTCTTCCCAAAACCCGATCACAGTTTCAATCTCATCTCTCAGCTAaaggcctctctctctcttgccttAGATATATACTTCCCTTTCGCGGGTCGTCTCGTGAAGACGGAGAATCTTGAAGACAATACGGTGTCGTTATTTGTAGACTGTGATGACTCTGGCGCTAGATTTCTCCACGCCGAAGCTAAATCTGTCTCGGTGAGTGATATTCTTCAACCTGATGGTTCTGTGCCTTGTGTCCTAGATGATTTCTTTCCCCGCAACGGTTTTAAAAACTGTGATGGCGCAGCCGAGCCCGTGCTTGTTGTACAAGTCACCGAGATGAAGGATGGAGTATTCATCGGTTACAGTTACAACCACTTGGTTGGAGATGGGGTTTCTATGTGGGATTTTTTTCATACTTGGTCCAAGATTTGCTCGAGTGGTGGTTCCGAACTCAAACGTAAGCCTCTTGTTCTCAAAGGATGGTTTCTCGAGGGGATCGGTTACCCTATCCATATTCCGGTTTCATTGACGGAGAGGCCGCCACCACCAAGCCGTGAATCTTCTTCCGTGCACAGTACGAAACATTGGATGCTTCACTTCACAAAGAAGAATATTTCAGATCTCAAAGCTAAAGCCAACAGCGAGGTTGGCTCCAGTGACCTGGTAATTTCATCTCTTCAAGCGGTTTCAGCACATATGTGGCGATCAATCATCAGACACAGTGGTATGAGCCAAGAACGAGAGACACAATTTAAACTAGTGGTTGACTTAAGGCAGAGGATAAGTCCTTCGCTTGAGAAAGATTGCTTTGGGAATATGATCTATCTTGCCACAGCCGTAACCACCGTGGAAGAGCTGTTGGATCGTGGCTTGGGTTGGGCTGGTCTGGAAATTAGAAAATTAGTGGGCTCGCAAACGAGTGAAAACTGTAAAAGTTTTGCAGATGATTGGGTTAGAAATGTTAAGAACCTAAAATTATTCAGTGGCAGTGAAGTAGACGGTGATACTATAGTTATCGCAAGCTCTCCCCGGTTCGAAGTGTACAACAAAGATTTTGGTTGGGGCAAACCTATTGCAGCTCGATCTGGACCGTCGAGTAGTTTCAATGGAAAGCTTACACTTTTTCCAGGTATCAATGTAGGAAGTATTGATGTTCAGGCTACCCTACCGTCGGATGTACTAGTGAACCTACTAGCCGATGTGGAATTTTTAGAGCATGTAACTACtgcatga
- the LOC104780856 gene encoding ethylene-responsive transcription factor ERF011-like translates to MDGGAAAAVDVGGARKRERPFKGIRMRKWGKWVAEIREPNKRSRLWLGSYATPEAAARAYDTAVFYLRGPTATLNFPELIPCIENSAAEDMSAATIRKKATEVGAQVDAIGTTVVQNNKRRRVFSQKRDFGGGLLKLVDLNKLPDPEYQDDNLVAK, encoded by the coding sequence ATGGACGGTGGAGCAGCAGCCGCAGTTGACGTGGGTGGCgcaaggaagagagaaagaccATTCAAAGGGATAAGAATGAGAAAATGGGGTAAATGGGTTGCGGAGATTCGTGAACCCAACAAGCGTTCAAGGCTCTGGCTAGGCTCTTACGCTACACCTGAAGCGGCTGCGCGTGCGTACGACACGGCGGTTTTTTACCTCAGAGGACCAACCGCTACGCTCAACTTCCCCGAGCTTATACCGTGTATCGAAAATTCCGCCGCCGAAGATATGTCGGCCGCAACGATCAGGAAAAAGGCGACGGAGGTCGGAGCTCAGGTGGATGCTATTGGTACGACGGTGGTACAGAACAACAAACGCCGCCGCGTTTTTAGTCAGAAGCGAGACTTTGGCGGCGGGTTACTAAAGCTTGTTGACTTGAACAAGCTACCCGACCCGGAATATCAAGATGACAATTTGGTGGCAAAATGA
- the LOC104780859 gene encoding uncharacterized acetyltransferase At3g50280-like, with amino-acid sequence MAGGVVLISSSIIQPVNSNQSGRTKIHLTPYDLSLLQFDYAQRGLLFPKPDPDFNLIFRLKTSLSLALDIYFPFAGRLVKTENLEDETVSFYIDCDGSGARFLHAEAESVSVSDFLQPDGSVPDFTKHFFPADDFRSVDGDSVPLLVIQVTEMKDGVFISYCYNHMVADGVSMWGFFHTWSMICSTGSGFNHKPLVLKGWFLEGIDYPIPIPVSESERPPRNREQRTKEWIFHFTKENILDLKAKANSEGIVSSLQAVSAHMWRSIIRHSGVSREQETYCKLVVDLRQRVNPPLEKDSFGNMAYITSATATVEELLDRGLGWAALQINKLVSSLTNENCKTFAEDWVRNVKNVKSGLGSRVDGDTVVIASSPRFEVYNKDFGWGKPIAVRAGPSNSISGKLNLFPGINEGSIDVQATLWSDVIKNLLADVEFLEHITTA; translated from the coding sequence ATGGCAGGAGGGGTAGTTTTAATCTCCTCGAGCATTATTCAACCCGTAAACAGCAACCAGTCCGGTCGAACTAAGATCCATCTTACTCCATATGACCTTAGTCTTCTTCAATTCGATTATGCTCAAAGAGGTCTTCTCTTTCCCAAACCCGATCCAGATTTCAATCTCATCTTTAGGCTAaagacctctctctctcttgccttAGATATCTACTTCCCTTTCGCGGGTCGTCTCGTCAAAACGGAGAATCTTGAAGACGAGACAGTGTCGTTTTACATAGACTGTGATGGCTCTGGCGCTAGGTTTCTCCACGCCGAAGCTGAATCTGTCTCGGTAAGTGATTTTCTTCAGCCTGATGGCTCTGTTCCCGATTTCACGAAGCACTTCTTTCCCGCCGACGATTTTAGGAGCGTTGATGGTGACTCGGTGCCCTTGCTTGTTATACAAGTTACCGAGATGAAGGACGGAGTGTTCATCAGTTACTGTTACAATCACATGGTGGCAGATGGAGTTTCTATGTGGGGTTTCTTTCACACATGGTCCATGATTTGCTCGACTGGTTCAGGTTTCAATCATAAGCCTCTTGTTCTTAAAGGATGGTTCCTCGAGGGTATCGATTACCCTATCCCTATTCCGGTTTCAGAGTCGGAGAGGCCACCACGGAACCGTGAGCAGAGAACAAAAGAATGGATTTTTCACTTCACAAAGGAGAACATTTTAGATCTCAAAGCTAAAGCCAACAGCGAGGGAATAGTTTCATCTCTTCAAGCGGTTTCTGCACATATGTGGAGATCAATCATCAGACATAGTGGTGTGAGCAGAGAACAAGAGACGTATTGCAAACTAGTGGTGGACTTGAGGCAGAGGGTGAATCCTCCCCTTGAGAAAGATAGTTTTGGGAATATGGCCTATATTACATCAGCCACAGCCACCGTGGAAGAGCTGCTGGATCGTGGCCTGGGTTGGGCTGCTCTCCAAATAAATAAACTAGTGAGCTCGCTAACGAATGAAAACTGTAAAACTTTTGCAGAGGATTGGGTTAGAAATGTTAAGAACGTAAAATCAGGCCTTGGGAGTAGAGTAGATGGTGATACTGTAGTTATCGCAAGCTCACCACGGTTCGAAGTGTACAACAAAGATTTCGGTTGGGGCAAACCTATTGCAGTTCGAGCTGGACCGTCCAATAGTATCAGTGGCAAGCTTAATCTTTTTCCGGGAATTAATGAAGGAAGTATTGATGTTCAAGCTACCCTATGGTCGGATGTCATAAAGAATCTACTAGCCGATGTGGAATTTTTAGAGCATATAACTACTGcttga
- the LOC104780855 gene encoding uncharacterized acetyltransferase At3g50280-like, which translates to MAGRVVLVSSSIVRPVNSNQSGRTKIHLTPFDFSLLHFSSPQRGLLFPKTDPSFNLISQLKASLSLALDIYFPFAGRLVKTENLENNTVSLFVDCDDSGARFLHAEAKSVSVSDILQPDGSVPCVLDDFFPRNGFKNCDGAPEPVLVVQVTEMKDGVFIGYSYNHLVGDGVSMWDFFHTWSKICSSGGSGFKRKPLVLKGWFLEGIGYPIHIPVSLTERPPPPSRESSSVHSTKHWMLHFTKKNISDLKAKANSEVGSSDLVISSLQAVSAHMWRSIIRHSGMSQERETQFKLVVDLRQRISPSLEKDCFGNMIYLATAVTTVEELLDRGLGWAGLEIRKLVGSQTSENCKSFADDWVRNVKNLKLFSGSEVDGDTIVIASSPRFEVYNKDFGWGKPIAARSGPSSSFNGKLTLFPGINVGSIDVQATLRSDVLVNLLADMELLEHD; encoded by the coding sequence ATGGCAGGAAGGGTAGTTTTAGTGTCGTCGAGCATTGTTCGACCCGTAAACAGCAACCAATCCGGTCGAACTAAGATCCATCTTACTCCATTTGACTTCAGCCTTCTTCATTTCAGTAGTCCTCAAAGAGGTCTTCTCTTTCCAAAAACCGATCCCAGTTTCAATCTCATCTCTCAGCTAaaggcctctctctctcttgccttAGATATATACTTCCCTTTCGCGGGTCGTCTCGTGAAGACGGAGAATCTTGAAAACAATACGGTGTCGTTATTTGTAGACTGTGATGACTCTGGCGCTAGATTTCTCCACGCCGAAGCTAAATCTGTCTCGGTGAGTGATATTCTTCAACCTGATGGTTCTGTGCCTTGTGTCCTAGATGATTTCTTTCCCCGCAACGGTTTTAAAAACTGTGATGGCGCACCCGAGCCCGTGCTTGTTGTACAAGTCACCGAGATGAAGGATGGAGTATTCATCGGTTACAGTTACAACCACTTGGTTGGAGATGGGGTTTCTATGTGGGATTTTTTTCATACTTGGTCCAAGATTTGCTCGAGTGGTGGTTCCGGTTTCAAACGTAAGCCTCTTGTTCTCAAAGGATGGTTTCTCGAGGGGATCGGTTACCCTATCCATATTCCGGTTTCATTGACGGAGAGGCCGCCACCACCAAGCCGTGAATCTTCTTCCGTGCACAGTACGAAACATTGGATGCTTCACTTCACAAAGAAGAATATTTCAGATCTCAAAGCTAAAGCCAACAGCGAGGTTGGCTCCAGTGACCTGGTAATTTCATCTCTTCAAGCGGTTTCAGCACATATGTGGCGATCAATCATCAGACACAGTGGTATGAGCCAAGAACGAGAGACACAATTTAAACTAGTGGTTGACTTAAGGCAGAGGATAAGTCCTTCGCTTGAGAAAGATTGCTTTGGGAATATGATCTATCTTGCCACAGCCGTAACCACCGTGGAAGAGCTGTTGGATCGTGGCTTGGGTTGGGCTGGTCTGGAAATTAGAAAATTAGTGGGCTCGCAAACGAGTGAAAACTGTAAAAGTTTTGCAGATGATTGGGTTAGAAATGTTAAGAACCTAAAATTATTCAGTGGCAGTGAAGTAGACGGTGATACTATAGTTATCGCAAGCTCTCCCCGGTTCGAAGTGTACAACAAAGATTTTGGTTGGGGCAAACCTATTGCAGCTCGATCTGGACCGTCGAGTAGTTTCAATGGAAAGCTTACACTTTTTCCAGGTATCAATGTAGGAAGTATTGATGTTCAGGCTACCCTACGTTCGGATGTACTAGTGAACCTACTAGCTGATATGGAACTTTTAGagcatgattga